TCATCCAGCACGAAGCATAGGCGATCTTGGCGAAGGACGCGGCGTGGCTTTCGGGAAAACCATAGCTGCCAAAACCCTCGATCTGCTTGACCAGGCGTTCTGCGAAATCGAGCGAGATGCCGTTCTTGAGCATGCCGGCGATGAGTTCATCATGGAAATGACTGACTCCACCGGTGAATTTGAACGTCGCCATCGCCTTGCGCAGGCTATCCGCCTTGCTGGGTGAAAAGCCCGCGCCAACGATCGCAACCTTCATCGCCTGTTCCTGGAACAGCGGCACGCCCATGGTCTTTTCCAGCACCTCACGCAAAGCGGTATTCGGATATTCGATCGCCTCCTTGCCCTCGCGCCGCCGCAGATAGGGATGCACCATGTCGCCCTGGATCGGCCCCGGCCGGACGATCGCGACCTCGATCACCAGATCGTAGAATTCCTTAGGCTTCATCCGCGGCAACATCGACATCTGCGCGCGGCTTTCGATCTGGAAGACTCCTAGCGTGTCGGCCTGCTGGATCATCGCGAACGTGTCGGGACAATCGACCTGCATTTCGTCCGACGCCATGGTCAGGCGGAGTCCCTTATGCTCGGCAAGCAATTCGAACGCCCGGCGCATACACCCGAGCATGCCGAGGCCGAGGATATCGACCTTCATCAGCTTCAACTCTTCGATATCGGCCTTTTCCCATTCGACGACGTGACGATCCGCCATCGCTGCGGGCTCGATCGGCACCAGCGTGTCGAGGCGATCCCGCGTCAGGACGAAGCCGCCGGGATGTTGCGAGAGGTGCCGCGGCGTCCCGATCAATTCCCGGGCGAGTTCGAGCGTGAGGGCAAGGCGCGGGTCGGTCTTGTCGAGGTTGAGTTGATCGACGTGCTGGTCACGCACCCCCTCCTCCGACCAGCCCCAGACCTGGCCGGCCAGCGCAGCAGTCATATCCTCGGACAGGCCCATGACCTTGCCGACCTCGCGCACCGCGCCGCGCGCACGGAAGCGGCTGACGACCGCGGTCAGCGCCGCGTGATCGCGACCATAGGTGTCGTAGATCCACTGGATCACGTCCTCGCGCCGCTCATGTTCGAAATCGACGTCGATATCGGGCGGTTCATGACGGTCTTCGGAAATGAAGCGTTCGAACAACAGCTTGTGCTGGACGGGGTCGATCGACGTCACACCCAGCACGAAACAGATCATCGAATTCGCCGCCGACCCACGCCCCTGGCACAGGATATTCTGGCTGCGCGCATAATCGACGATCGCGACGACGGTCAGGAAATAGGGCGCGTATCGCATCTTTTCGACGAGCCGCAGTTCATGGCTGAGCAGCTTGCGATATTTCTCGGTCGGGCAGCCGCCGTACCGCTTGTTCAGGGCGCGCCAGGCGAGCTTTTCCAATGCCTTTTGCGGGCTGTGCGCCGACATCACCCGTTCGTCGGGATATTGATATTCCAGGCTGCGCAGGTCGAACCGACAGCGTTCGACGATCCGTTCGACCGCGTGCAGCGCGTCGGGATAATCGGCGAAGCGGCGCGCCATCTCGGCTGGTGGCTTCAGGTGCCGGTCGACGCTGCGTTCGCGGGCCAGGCCCAGGTCATCGATCGTACAACCGTTACGGATCGCGGTGACGACATCCTGCAGCATCCGTCGATCGGGATGATGATAGAGCACATCTCCCGTCGCAAGCGGGATCAGGCCATGCGCACGGGCTGCCTCCGCCGTGGAGCGCAGGCGCAAGGCATCGCCCGGCCGGCGAAGATGGGTCAGGCAGACATGGCCGCGGTCGGGGCCGAACACATCGGCCATCCAGGCGAGCGCGCGGGGCACGGGATCGGCATCGGCGACCAGGGCACCGATCAGTCCGTCGCAATGCGCAGCCACATCTTCCCAATGGAGAAAGCACTGCCCCTTTTCGCCCTTCTGCGGGTCGGCGCGCAGCTTGCCGCGGGTCAGCAGTGTCGTCAGCCGGCTCCATGCCGCCTTGTCCTCCGGCCAGACGAGCAGCGAACTGCCGCAGACCAGGTCGAGCCGGCAGCCGGGGATCGACCGCACGCGAATGCCATGCTTCTTTTCGACCTCATCGCTCGCGTAGAGCGCCCGCACCACGCCCGCGACCGAATTGCGGTCGACGATGCCCAGCGCCGGCATGCCCATCACCGCAGCCTGGGCGAACAGTTGCTCACACGACGACGCGCCGCGCAGGAAGCTGAAGTGGGTGGTGACCTGGAGTTCGCTGTAGGTCATTGGCCGGCACGCCCGACATGACTATATGACATGTACATTTCGGGAAGGTCGGTCATGAACAAGATCGTCAGCGCCAGCGAGTTCAAGGCCAAGTGCCTGCGCCTGATCGAGGAAATGCAGGCCGACGGGGTGCCGATCACCATCACCAAGCGGGGCAAGGTGGTGGCGGAAGTGACGCCGAAGGCGGAGGCACCGCGCAAATCGGTGATCGGCATGCTACGCAGCCCCGACTATCGATCGGACTGGGACCATGAGGCGCCCACAAGCGACCCGGACGATTGGGACGCGCTGCGGTGATCGTCCTCGACACCCATGCGCTGATTTGGGTGGTTCGTGACGATCGAAATCTTGGCCAAAACGCTCGCGCGATTATCGACAACGCCACCCGCACGACGGGTCTGATCGTTCCAGCATTCTGTGCCTGGGAAATCGCACAGATTGAAAGACGTCAAAATCTGACATTTGAAGGCGGTGTTGTGGCCTGGTTTGAACGCATTCTTGCCGAACCCGGCTTTCGCCTGAGCCCACTCGTTCCCAAAATTGCCGTCGGCAGTGTGATGCTTGATTGGAAGCACAAGGATCCTGCGGATCGCATCATGGTCGCAACGGCGCAGTATCATGACATGGCATTGCTGACCGCCGATCGGACCATCCTGCGCTATGCCGCCGACGGGCATGTGAAGGCGATCGACGCCCGTCGTTAACGCCCGCATCACCCGAACCACCCGTGCAGGAACCAGTTGAGGTCCCCTGTTTCCGCGCGCTCGCCGTCGCCGCGGCGGTAGAGCCAGAAGCGCGTGCCGGCGTCGTCCTCGACACAGAAATAGTCGCGGATGGCGGTGCGTTCGGCCGCACGGCGCCACCATTCGCCGGCGATGCGTTCGGGGCCGTCGGAGCGTGCGACCGTCACGGTGCGGCCGCGCCAGACGAAGCGGCGGGGCGCGCCGTCGGGCATTACCGACAGGACGTTGTCGATCCGCTCCGGCCGGGCAAGCAGGCGCACCGGGCGCGGCCAGCGAGGGTGCCAGGGCGGGACGACCGTACGGGTATCGAGCGTGCGGACGTCATCGGGCTTCAGCCTGGGCGCGGCACGGGTCGGCGGGTCGAGCGGCGGGGCCGGCGCCGCGCTGCGTTCGGGGACGTCGCTTTCGACCGGACGCACTCGCCACAGCCGACGACCCAGAGTCGCCAGCGTGTCGACCAATGGGGCCAGGTCGGGTTCGGCCTCCCCGGCCAGTTCGGCGCTAAGCGCCTCGGCTCCTAGTCGATCGGCAGCCCGCAGGTACAGGGTCAGCGCATCGATGCCGTAACCGGGTTCGACGTCGCCGATTCGGCGGACGAGCAGACGCAGGATGTGGCCCCCGTCCCGGCTCGGGCGGGCGAGACCGATACGGATGTGCTGCGGCACCGCATCGATGCGGTCGGCGATCACCTCGATCCGCCGCGCGCCCAGACCTGCAGTTGCGAGCTCGGCCGTCAGGCGGGGCACGAGCGTACCCAGCCAATGTTCGATCGCCTCGGCGGTGGCGATCGGTTCGGCGAAGCGCTGGGTGATGGCGATCGGTTCGGGCGGGACGACGGGCGTCAGCGGATCGGGCAACCGTCCGAGAGCCTGGTCGAGCCGGGTGACGGTGCCCGGACCGAACCGACGCGCGAGCGGTCCGCGCGCGACATCCGCCAGCATCCCGATCGTGTCGATGCCCAGGCGGCGCAGCAGTTCGATCTGCGGCTCCGCCAGGGCCAGCGCGGCGACCGGCAGCGGGGCGAGCGCGGCGGCATCGTCGTGCGAATGGACGATCCGCGCCGGGCCATAACGGGCGAGCGCATGCGCGGCGGTCGCGGAATGGGCGACAGCGATGCGCGCGGTGAATCCGCGGCGCGCGAGTTGGCGAACGATGCGCCGGGCCATCGCGGCCTCGCCACCATGTAGATGTTCGGTACCGGTAATGTCGATCAACAGACCCGCCCTGCCGTCGATCGCGACCGTCGGCGACACGCGGCGGGCAAGCATGATCGCCAGCGCGGCGAGATCGGCGGCGTCGCCCTCAGGGTCGTAATCGCGAACGTCCAGCCCGGGGGTCTGGGCGCGCGCCTGGGTCAGCGCCATGCCGCGGGTAATGCCGAGCGCGCGGGCGTGCGTGCAGGCGGCGGCGATCTCCACACGCGGACCGGTCTTGTGGACGAGAACGAGGGGAGCGCTTTGGTCCTCCCCAGAATGGGGGGGTGCATCAGCCGAAGGCTGGTGGAGGGGGGCTTCCGCAAGCGACCCGTTTGCGGCCTGCCCCCTCCACCGCTCTACGAGCGGTCCCCTTCCCCGTGCCGGGGAGGATCGGGCGCCTTCGTCGGGACGCATCGCCTTGAACGGGTGCGGGGCGGCTTCGCTGCGGCGGCCGAGCTCGCGCATCGGGGGCTGCTGATGTGCGGGGAGCGTCGCGAGAGCCGCTTGTACTTCCGCACGCGCCCAACGCGCGCCGGGTCGCCAACCGCCGCCGCGGGGGACGGAGCAGGCGTTGAGTTGTTCGGCCGCGACCTGGGTAGCGAGGGATTGCACGGTGCCGGTCAACCCGCCGTGCTCCCGCGTAGGCGGGAGCATAGAGCCACGAGCGATGGGTTCGCCGCCCTGGGCTCCGGCCTTCGCCGGAGCACGCGAGGGTACGGGGGCACGCGAGAGACTCTCGCCTGCTCCGCCGCAAGCCAAGCTTGCGTCGTCGGACGCGCTTTGCGCACCGGCCGGGTCGGACGCTGCGCGGCCGTCGGCGCGCATCGGCGCTGTCGCGCCTGCGTCACGCGGCTGCCGCTTCGCGGCGAGCCGCTCGACCGACCACTCCGGCAGGTACAGCGCAGCGACCCGTTTCATCGCAAGCCTCCAATTCCCAGGCGCCCGGGGCGCCACCCTTTTGTCGAACCAGTTCCACCCGCCAGCGTGATCGCCCCACCCCCGCGACGGGCAGCGGGGTGGAGGGCGCGGTGGCGATCCGCCAGCGGGTGACCGCAGCGGAAGGGGCGGCCAGCGGGTCGTCGTCGGTGGAGACATGGCGTTTGAGCAGCAATGCGATCGTCCGCCCGCCCTCCGCCGCCAGTTGCAGCCGACGCGTCGCGGCAAGCCCTGCGCGTTTCGCCTCGCCGATCACGGCGCCAAGCGAACGGTGCCGCAAGCCTTCTTCCATGATCGCCAGCAGGTCGGCGTCATCCTGTGCCTCGGCATAGATTACGCGGTGGGCGGCCAGCCCCGCCTGCGCCAGGCCCGGCGCGAACAGGTCGCGGCGCCGGACCACCCACAAGACCGGGCCCCAGGCGCGCGCGGCGATGCCCGCCATGAACAGGGTCGCGGCGGCATCGTCGCCCATGCTGGCCGAAGCACCGGCGACTTCGTGGAGCGCATCGAGCCGCAAGCCGGTCGAAGCGAGCGTGCCGTCGATCGCGCCGATTCCGAACGGCAAAGCCTCCCGCCGGCGGAAGGATCCGCTCTCGATCCCTCGCAATTCCTCGCGAAGGTGGGCTATGACGGCGGGGTTGGACACGCGGGGCACGACTCGCAAAACAACAGATGTTCTTATTCTGTTCCGTTTGCTCGCCGAGTCAACCGGCTGTTTTCTCTGAATTCCTCCCGAGCTTGTCTCGGGGAGGGGGACCGCAGGCCGCAGGCCGGTGGTGGAGGGGCTGGCGGCGTCCGGCGCGTGCCGCGCCGCCCCTCCACCACCCGGCTCCGCCGGGCGGTCCCCCTCCCCCAGCAAGCTGGGGGCGGAATTCGTGAGCCGCACGCCTCCTGCCACGAACCGCACTCGACCTGCGATCTCAACGCGTTAATCTTCGCGCCATCCTGACATCGCCATAGGCCGCCCATGACCTTACGCTTGACGCTCGCGCTCCTCGCCACGACTTCCCCGGTCATGGCCACCGCTCAAACCGCCGCCCCCGTCGCCACCCCGACCGCGGATGCCGCCATCCTGCTGCAGCCCTGGGGCGGCCCGAACGGCGGAGTGCCGCCATGGGACAAGGTGACGCCGGCGATGTTCCCGGCCGCCTATGATACGGCGATGGCCGAGTATCGCCGCCAGATTCATGCGATCCGCGACAATCGCGCCGTGCCGACGTTCCAGACCGTCATCGTGCCGCTGCAGCTGGCCGGCGACACGATCAGCCGGGTCGGGGCGATGTGGGGGGTCTATACCTCCAACCTCGCCACCAAGGAGGTTCAGGACATCGACCGGGTGCTGAGCCCGAAGCTCGCCGCCTTCTACGACGAACTGACGCTCGACCCGCTGCTTTTTGCCAAGATCAAGGCCGTGTACGATGGCCGCAAGGCCGCCAAGCTCGACGCGCAGCAGATGCGCCTGGTCGAGCGGACGTACCGCAGCTACGTCCGACGCGGTGCGATGCTGTCGCCGGAGCAGCGCGCGCAGGTGACGCAGCTGAACCAGCAGCTCGCCACCGCCTTCACCGACTTCGGCAGCAAGCTGCTGGCGGACGAGGAAAAATGGATCGTCATCGACAGCGAGGCGCAGCTCGACGGCGTGCCTGACAGCGTGAAGGCGGCGATGGCCGCGGCCGCGACGTCGCGCAATCTGCCGGGCAAATGGGTGGTGGTGAACACGCGGTCCTCCGCCCAGCCGGTGCTGACCTATGCCAGGGACCGGGCGCTGCGCGAGAAGGTGTTCAAGGCCTTCGTCAACCGCGGCGACAATGGTGACGCCAACGACACCAAGGCGACGATCGCGCAGATCCTGAAGCTGCGCCAGGACCGTGCCAAGCTGCTCGGTTTCAAGAACCACGCCTATTTCCGCATGGACGACACCATGGCCGAGACCCCGGCCAATGCGATGGCGCTGATGATGCGCGTCTGGCCCGCCGCAGTCGCCCGCGTGAAGGAAGAAGTCGCCGACATGCAGAAGGTGGCGGACGCCGAGAAGGCCGGCATCACCATCCAGCCGTGGGACTATCGCTATTACGCCGAGAAGGTGCGCAAAGCGAAGTACGATTTGGATGAGAGCGAGATCAAACCGTATCTCGAGCTCGGCAACATCCTGCAGGGCGCCTTCTACGCCGCCGGTCGCCTGTACGACCTGGGGTTCAAGGAAAACACCGGGCAGATCCCGGTCTTCGATCCCGACGTCCGCACCTTCGAAGTGACGAACACCAAGACCGGCCGCTTCATCGGATACTTCTACTTCGATGCCTATGCCCGACCGGGAAAGCGGTCGGGCGCATGGGCGACGACGTATCGCAGCCAGCAGAAGCTGGGCGGCGACCGCACGGTGCTCAGTTCGAACAACAATAATTTCGTGAAGGGGGCGCCGGGCCAGCCGACGCTGATCAGCCTGGACGATGCGACCACCGCCTTCCACGAATTCGGCCACGCGATCCATTCGCTGTTGCAGAACGTGACCTACCCAGGCCTCGCCGGAACGCCGCGCGACTTCGTCGAATATCCCAGCCAGGTGAACGAGAACTGGCTGCTGACCCGCGACGTGCTCGATCGGTACGCGAGGAACGCCGCCGGCCAGCCGATGCCGCAGGCGCTGGTCGACAAGATCGAAAAGTCGTCGACGTTCAACCAGGGCTTCGACACGGTCGAATATCTGTCGAGCGCGATCGTCGACATGAAGCTGCATGACCGCGACACGCCGGTGACCGACGTCGCCGCGTTCGAGCGCGAGACGCTCGCCGAGCTCGGCATGCCCAAGGAAATGGTGATGCGGCACCGTCTGCCGCAGTTCAATCACCTGTTCTCGTCGGATGCCTATTCGGCCGGCTATTACAGCTATCTCTGGTCGGAAACGATGGACGCCGACACCTGGGCGGCGTTCGAGCAGGCCGGGGTCTGGGACCGCGCGACGGCCGATCGATTCCGCACGACGCTGCTGTCGACCGGCAACGAAACCGACCGCAAGGAGGCGTACCGCCAGTTCCGCGGGCGCGACCCGGACGTCAACGCGCTGTTCAAGCGGCGGGGGTTCCCGACCAAGTAAGGCTTTCGAGCCATCAAATCCTCCCCTGCAAGGGGAGGGGGACCGCCGCCTAAGGCGGTGGTGGAGGGGTGTTCCGCTATCGAAACGGTGACATCCCTCCGTCAGGCCTGCGGCCTGCCACCTCCCCTTACAGGAGAGGATTGCTCGTCGGTCACAATCGCTCCCCTATGGCTCACGCCGCGCCATCCGACCCGCGCCGGATCAGCGTGAAGGGCAGGGTGCGATGTTCGGGCACCGCATCCACCCGCCCCACCCGCCGATCGCGGATCAGAGCGACCAGCAGGTCGATCGCCGTGCGGGCCATCTCGGCGATCGGCTGGCGGATCGTCGTCAACTCGGGCCAGATCTCGGTCGCGAGCGCGGTGTCATCGAAACCGACGACGCTCAGGTCCCGCGGCACGTCCAGCCCCAGCCGATGCGCCACCGCGACGCAGGCCGCAGCCATGTCGTCGTTGCAGGCGAAAATCGCGCTGGGACGCTCCGGACGAGTCAGCAGTCGCTCGGCCGCAAGCGCGCCAGAGCGGTAGGTAAACAGGCCCGGCATGACCAGTGCGTCGTCCAGCGTGATATCGGCCGCCGCCAGGGCCTCGCGATAACCGGCAAATCGTCGTGCGCTTGCGGTCTGGTCAGGATTGCCGGCGATGAAGCCAATGCGGCGATGTCCCTGTGCGACCAGATGCGCGGCCATTGCGCGCGCCGCGGCCTGATCGTCGATCCCGACCGCCGCCATGGCGGCCAGCGGCGCACCCGATGCGACCGCGACCGCCGGCAGCGCGGCATCGGCGATCAGGGCCTGCACGTCGATATTGTCGCACAAGGGCGCGGGCAGGATGACGCCGTCGACCCCGGCGCGCGCCAGCCGCGACGCTGCCTGCGCGATGTCTTCGGCATCGGCGCACGGCACTACGAGCAGCTGGGCGTTGATCGCCGTCGCATGCTCCAGCCCGCCGAGCAGGAAAGCGCTGAGATAGGCGGCGCTCGGGTTGGCATAGAGCAGGCCCAGGCGAAGGTCCCCCGCACTTGCCAGCGATCGCGCCGCGAGGTTGGGGGCATAGTCCAGTGCCGCGATAGCGGCTGCGACCCGCTCGCGCGTCTCGGCACGGACATTGGCCATGCCGTTGACGACGCGCGATACCGTCATCGGCGACACGCCGGCATGGCGCGCGACGTCGTCGACGGTAGCCCCGCCGCGGCGGCGACGGGGGGATTTCAGCGGAACGTCGGTGTCGGATGGCACGCCCGATATCGTGCGGCGAAGCGGTGACGGGTGCAAGCGGGAAGGCACATGTCCTCCCCTGCCAGGGGAAGCGGCGGGCCGCAGGCCTGACGGGGGGGTGTCACACCATCCGGATCGGGTGACACCCCCGACGCGCTTCGTGCCGCCCCCTCCCCTGCGAGGGGGGAGTCTCAGACGCGCTACCCGTTGACGATCGTGCCCCCATTGGGATGCAGCACCTGGCCCGACATGTAGCTCGAATCCTCGCACGCCAGGAACAGGAACGCCGGCGCGACTTCATTGGGTTGTCCCGGCCGCCCCATCGGGGTGTTCTGGCCGAAGGTCGCCAGCTTTTCCGGCGTCGCGCCGCCGAACGGGTTGAGCGGTGTCCAGATCGGCCCCGGTGCGACGGCGTTCACGCGGATGCCCTTGCCGACCAGATTTTCGGACAGCGACCGGGTAAACGCGGTGATCGCGCCCTTGGTCGAGGAATAGTCCAGCAGATCCTTGGCGCCCTGATACATGG
The nucleotide sequence above comes from Roseomonas aeriglobus. Encoded proteins:
- a CDS encoding type II toxin-antitoxin system Phd/YefM family antitoxin, with amino-acid sequence MNKIVSASEFKAKCLRLIEEMQADGVPITITKRGKVVAEVTPKAEAPRKSVIGMLRSPDYRSDWDHEAPTSDPDDWDALR
- a CDS encoding DNA polymerase Y family protein, whose product is MRPDEGARSSPARGRGPLVERWRGQAANGSLAEAPLHQPSADAPPHSGEDQSAPLVLVHKTGPRVEIAAACTHARALGITRGMALTQARAQTPGLDVRDYDPEGDAADLAALAIMLARRVSPTVAIDGRAGLLIDITGTEHLHGGEAAMARRIVRQLARRGFTARIAVAHSATAAHALARYGPARIVHSHDDAAALAPLPVAALALAEPQIELLRRLGIDTIGMLADVARGPLARRFGPGTVTRLDQALGRLPDPLTPVVPPEPIAITQRFAEPIATAEAIEHWLGTLVPRLTAELATAGLGARRIEVIADRIDAVPQHIRIGLARPSRDGGHILRLLVRRIGDVEPGYGIDALTLYLRAADRLGAEALSAELAGEAEPDLAPLVDTLATLGRRLWRVRPVESDVPERSAAPAPPLDPPTRAAPRLKPDDVRTLDTRTVVPPWHPRWPRPVRLLARPERIDNVLSVMPDGAPRRFVWRGRTVTVARSDGPERIAGEWWRRAAERTAIRDYFCVEDDAGTRFWLYRRGDGERAETGDLNWFLHGWFG
- a CDS encoding type II toxin-antitoxin system VapC family toxin, which codes for MIVLDTHALIWVVRDDRNLGQNARAIIDNATRTTGLIVPAFCAWEIAQIERRQNLTFEGGVVAWFERILAEPGFRLSPLVPKIAVGSVMLDWKHKDPADRIMVATAQYHDMALLTADRTILRYAADGHVKAIDARR
- a CDS encoding error-prone DNA polymerase, with protein sequence MTYSELQVTTHFSFLRGASSCEQLFAQAAVMGMPALGIVDRNSVAGVVRALYASDEVEKKHGIRVRSIPGCRLDLVCGSSLLVWPEDKAAWSRLTTLLTRGKLRADPQKGEKGQCFLHWEDVAAHCDGLIGALVADADPVPRALAWMADVFGPDRGHVCLTHLRRPGDALRLRSTAEAARAHGLIPLATGDVLYHHPDRRMLQDVVTAIRNGCTIDDLGLARERSVDRHLKPPAEMARRFADYPDALHAVERIVERCRFDLRSLEYQYPDERVMSAHSPQKALEKLAWRALNKRYGGCPTEKYRKLLSHELRLVEKMRYAPYFLTVVAIVDYARSQNILCQGRGSAANSMICFVLGVTSIDPVQHKLLFERFISEDRHEPPDIDVDFEHERREDVIQWIYDTYGRDHAALTAVVSRFRARGAVREVGKVMGLSEDMTAALAGQVWGWSEEGVRDQHVDQLNLDKTDPRLALTLELARELIGTPRHLSQHPGGFVLTRDRLDTLVPIEPAAMADRHVVEWEKADIEELKLMKVDILGLGMLGCMRRAFELLAEHKGLRLTMASDEMQVDCPDTFAMIQQADTLGVFQIESRAQMSMLPRMKPKEFYDLVIEVAIVRPGPIQGDMVHPYLRRREGKEAIEYPNTALREVLEKTMGVPLFQEQAMKVAIVGAGFSPSKADSLRKAMATFKFTGGVSHFHDELIAGMLKNGISLDFAERLVKQIEGFGSYGFPESHAASFAKIAYASCWMKCHHPDVFCAALLNAQPMGFYAPAQIVRDAREHGVVVEPVCVNDSDWDTRLLSPLPACRERVGRRAVQQAQVPVRHRPLSRPASGGSGPQPDLNRAGRGSPDAPLKGRGPRLARFAGSEADWADLRPIRLGMNMVAGLAQADAHAILAARAAGGPFTSIPDVFRRSRVKPAALERLARADAFRCFGHDRRQALWAVKALGEKSLPLLDAMEVREPAVALTPLTAGREVVEDYRSTQLSLRAHPLSFLRPRLERAGIVPAAALAGIKDGRKVEVAGVILVRQKPGSAKGVLFITIEDETGVANAILWPDRFEAQRRTVMSATMIGVQGRVQKEGLVIHVIVDRIVDYSWMLREVGDVDLPRLTTRGDGATHGGAPDRGDPGWQPRVRSDYHKAFNNGCDPEDAIPIKSRDFH
- a CDS encoding M3 family metallopeptidase, producing the protein MTLRLTLALLATTSPVMATAQTAAPVATPTADAAILLQPWGGPNGGVPPWDKVTPAMFPAAYDTAMAEYRRQIHAIRDNRAVPTFQTVIVPLQLAGDTISRVGAMWGVYTSNLATKEVQDIDRVLSPKLAAFYDELTLDPLLFAKIKAVYDGRKAAKLDAQQMRLVERTYRSYVRRGAMLSPEQRAQVTQLNQQLATAFTDFGSKLLADEEKWIVIDSEAQLDGVPDSVKAAMAAAATSRNLPGKWVVVNTRSSAQPVLTYARDRALREKVFKAFVNRGDNGDANDTKATIAQILKLRQDRAKLLGFKNHAYFRMDDTMAETPANAMALMMRVWPAAVARVKEEVADMQKVADAEKAGITIQPWDYRYYAEKVRKAKYDLDESEIKPYLELGNILQGAFYAAGRLYDLGFKENTGQIPVFDPDVRTFEVTNTKTGRFIGYFYFDAYARPGKRSGAWATTYRSQQKLGGDRTVLSSNNNNFVKGAPGQPTLISLDDATTAFHEFGHAIHSLLQNVTYPGLAGTPRDFVEYPSQVNENWLLTRDVLDRYARNAAGQPMPQALVDKIEKSSTFNQGFDTVEYLSSAIVDMKLHDRDTPVTDVAAFERETLAELGMPKEMVMRHRLPQFNHLFSSDAYSAGYYSYLWSETMDADTWAAFEQAGVWDRATADRFRTTLLSTGNETDRKEAYRQFRGRDPDVNALFKRRGFPTK
- a CDS encoding damage-inducible protein, with the translated sequence MSNPAVIAHLREELRGIESGSFRRREALPFGIGAIDGTLASTGLRLDALHEVAGASASMGDDAAATLFMAGIAARAWGPVLWVVRRRDLFAPGLAQAGLAAHRVIYAEAQDDADLLAIMEEGLRHRSLGAVIGEAKRAGLAATRRLQLAAEGGRTIALLLKRHVSTDDDPLAAPSAAVTRWRIATAPSTPLPVAGVGRSRWRVELVRQKGGAPGAWELEACDETGRCAVPAGVVGRAARREAAAA
- a CDS encoding LacI family DNA-binding transcriptional regulator encodes the protein MPSDTDVPLKSPRRRRGGATVDDVARHAGVSPMTVSRVVNGMANVRAETRERVAAAIAALDYAPNLAARSLASAGDLRLGLLYANPSAAYLSAFLLGGLEHATAINAQLLVVPCADAEDIAQAASRLARAGVDGVILPAPLCDNIDVQALIADAALPAVAVASGAPLAAMAAVGIDDQAAARAMAAHLVAQGHRRIGFIAGNPDQTASARRFAGYREALAAADITLDDALVMPGLFTYRSGALAAERLLTRPERPSAIFACNDDMAAACVAVAHRLGLDVPRDLSVVGFDDTALATEIWPELTTIRQPIAEMARTAIDLLVALIRDRRVGRVDAVPEHRTLPFTLIRRGSDGAA